Proteins encoded together in one Mus pahari chromosome 9, PAHARI_EIJ_v1.1, whole genome shotgun sequence window:
- the Slc35e3 gene encoding solute carrier family 35 member E3 produces MASLADRVRGNGRIAAGLLFNLLVSICIVFLNKWIYVHHGFPNMSLTLVHFVVTWLGLYICQKLDIFAPKSLPLSKLLLLALSFCGFVVFTNLSLQNNTIGTYQLAKAMTTPVIIAIQTFWYQKRFSIRIQLTLIPITVGVILNSYYDVKFHSLGMVFAALGVVVTSLYQVWVGAKQHELQVNSMQLLYYQAPMSSAMLLVAVPFFEPVFAEGGIFGPWSVSALLMVLLSGVIAFMVNLSIYWIIGNTSPVTYNMFGHFKFCITLCGGYILFKDPLSVNQGLGILCTLFGIVTYTHFKLSEQEGSKSKLVQRP; encoded by the exons ATGGCATCGCTGGCGGACCGGGTCCGGGGCAACGGGCGCATCGCCGCCGGGCTCCTGTTCAATCTACTGGTGTCCATCTGCATCGTGTTCCTCAACAAATGGATCTATGTACACCACGGCTTCCCCAACATGAGCCTGACCCTGGTGCACTTCGTGGTCACCTGGCTGGGCTTGTACATCTGCCAGAAACTGGACATCTTTGCCCCCAAAAGTCTGCCGCTCTCCAAGCTCCTCCTCCTGGCCCTCAGCTTCTGTGGCTTTGTGGTCTTCACCAACCTTTCTCTGCAGAACAACACCATAGGCACCTATCAGCTGGCCAAGGCCATGACCACGCCGGTGATCATAGCCATCCAAACCTTCTGGTACCAGAAGAGATTCTCCATCAGAATACAGCTCACGCTG ATTCCTATTACTGTAGGTGTAATCCTAAATTCTTACTACGATGTGAAGTTTCATTCCCTTGGAATGGTGTTTGCCGCCCTTGGTGTGGTAGTCACGTCTCTTTATCAAGTG TGGGTTGGAGCCAAGCAGCATGAATTGCAGGTGAACTCCATGCAGCTGCTTTACTACCAGGCCCCCATGTCTTCCGCCATGCTGCTGGTGGCCGTGCCCTTCTTCGAGCCAGTGTTTGCAGAGGGAGGAATATTTGGTCCCTGGTCGGTTTCTGCTTTG CTTATGGTACTGCTGTCTGGAGTAATTGCTTTCATGGTGAACTTATCGATCTACTGGATAATTGGGAACACGTCACCAGTCAC CTACAACATGTTCGGACACTTCAAGTTCTGCATCACCCTGTGTGGAGGATACATTCTATTTAAGGATCCCCTGTCGGTAAACCAGGGACTCGGCATCCTATGCACGCTCTTCGGTATTGTCACCTACACCCACTTTAAACTCAGCGAGCAGGAAGGCAGTAAGAGTAAGCTGGTCCAACGGCCCTGA